The genomic stretch TTTTATAGCTCACACCGTTAGTGTCACCCTGAAATACCACTTTGCTGCCTGAGTTCAAGCTGAACTTTTGTCGGCATAACCACCAGCTTCTCTTAAAATAAATACTGAACACCTCAATGATACTCAAAGTAATAAAGAACCAACCAACGTAACCGCTGGGTAATAGCTCAAACTTCACTAAAACCACACCAAAAATAAGAAACATTATTCCTTTAAGATAGGCTTTTGGAAATTTAGCAGGACGGTTAGTTTGACCATAACACTCAGCAAAAAAGGGCTTGTCGAGGGTGTATTCTGTGGTGAAATCAAAATCTTTAGACATATGTGACTACTTTGAACTTTTCTGTGAATGAGTATCCATGCTGCGATCTCGCAACTCGAGTATTGTATAACTTTTGATGCTTTTCTTTAGCTGTTTTTATCCTCTTTGTAAATCTAAGACTTAGCTATATTAAAATGCAGTCCACCACATGCTACTTACGATTAAAATACTGAGTATTCGCAAACCAAACACCAATGCTCACCGCAGCCATGGCAATAACCAGACTTAACTTAGCAGGTTCATCAAACACAAATAACGCACTGATACCGGCAATCACTGGCACCATTGCCATCATAGTGCCCATATTCGCT from Moritella marina ATCC 15381 encodes the following:
- a CDS encoding YcxB family protein → MSKDFDFTTEYTLDKPFFAECYGQTNRPAKFPKAYLKGIMFLIFGVVLVKFELLPSGYVGWFFITLSIIEVFSIYFKRSWWLCRQKFSLNSGSKVVFQGDTNGVSYKNGKNTRNIAWTEIDQLQQTDLGFILHMGKQRQYVSKSCLSDEVIAFMVEQHAVSKMN